A part of Cotesia glomerata isolate CgM1 linkage group LG4, MPM_Cglom_v2.3, whole genome shotgun sequence genomic DNA contains:
- the LOC123264390 gene encoding zinc finger protein 883-like: protein MTNTQENGMQVSGEVQEEVQLTELLPVEQSRIAKDFKDLEGTDGLKALRSFAGSEFEGFKVFRKGKGSDKSEGLEIGDQEGKKNYNLRKKRKLDYLKDEVYYYQQDSEGESDDSSNQNVSNNVIKDMANNFSGKGEKRKKVKAEVPKKKEKVLENNNESEASKSEDKSEKKYCCLMCDAKFKGSGGLRNHWKVVHADGPFYKCDDCGKEFPLKERLKLHVRTHTGFKPYKCSECDKSFARGGQLAQHRRTHSHAKPYHCSLCSGTFTCAANLALHMKRHNGQKDHKCDICGRGFIRRDALKKHLECLHKDVKSFLCVICNKTFKGHLPQHMRTHCQERPHGCATCGQRFAQKSQLTVHQRTHSGQRPFRCLVCWQAFAHSTALKLHTRRHTGERPFKCTECNVGFTQLPHWKKHMKCIHKRLEPYSCKNCNSFFRIKNDLESHEKMCLAEEDLEPTADDNQRFRLMSIEKMRLLLAVLLKRISKPEKLDELGFGKRLIDEVLQDSLVTAGRDPVGGDLTELEALRKNIETFLEWTVPREHWENFKKLNKTPEEILETLTAT, encoded by the coding sequence ATGACGAACACCCAGGAAAATGGTATGCAAGTGTCTGGTGAAGTTCAGGAAGAAGTTCAACTTACAGAGCTTTTGCCGGTTGAGCAGTCAAGAATTGCCAAAGATTTTAAGGACTTGGAAGGTACGGACGGGCTTAAGGCATTAAGAAGTTTTGCGGGAAGTGAATTTGAGGGGTTCAAAGTTTTTAGGAAGGGCAAGGGTAGTGATAAAAGCGAGGGATTAGAAATTGGAGATCAAGAAGGGAAGAAGAATTACAATTTAAGGAAGAAGAGGAAGCTTGATTATCTCAAGGATGAAGTTTATTATTACCAGCAGGATTCTGAAGGGGAGAGTGATGACAGTAGCAACCAAAATGTGTCTAATAATGTCATCAAGGACATGGCGAACAACTTCAGTGGAAAGGGTGAGAAGAGAAAGAAGGTGAAGGCAGAAGTTCCTAAGAAGAAGGAAAAGGTTTTGGAGAACAATAATGAGAGTGAAGCTAGCAAGTCCGAAGACAAATCTGAGAAGAAGTACTGCTGTTTGATGTGCGATGCAAAGTTCAAAGGAAGCGGGGGATTGAGAAACCATTGGAAGGTTGTGCATGCAGACGGCCCGTTTTACAAGTGTGACGATTGTGGGAAAGAATTTCCGCTAAAAGAGCGATTGAAGCTGCACGTTCGCACCCATACGGGGTTCAAGCCCTACAAGTGCAGCGAGTGTGACAAAAGCTTTGCAAGAGGAGGGCAATTGGCGCAGCACAGAAGGACTCACAGCCACGCAAAACCTTACCACTGCTCGCTTTGTTCAGGAACTTTCACCTGTGCTGCGAATCTGGCTTTACATATGAAGCGACACAACGGGCAAAAGGACCACAAGTGCGATATCTGTGGCCGAGGATTCATCAGAAGAGATGCGCTGAAGAAGCATCTTGAGTGTTTGCACAAAGATGTTAAGTCCTTTTTATGCGTGATCTGCAACAAGACCTTCAAAGGACACCTGCCTCAGCACATGAGGACCCACTGCCAGGAGAGACCTCACGGGTGTGCGACCTGTGGTCAGAGATTTGCACAAAAGTCCCAGCTTACTGTTCATCAAAGAACCCATTCTGGACAAAGACCTTTTAGGTGTCTTGTATGTTGGCAAGCTTTTGCCCATTCGACTGCTCTTAAGTTACACACTAGGAGGCACACCGGCGAGAGGCCTTTCAAGTGCACCGAGTGCAATGTTGGATTCACCCAGTTACCGCACTGGAAGAAGCACATGAAGTGCATTCACAAGCGCCTTGAACCCTACAGTTGCAAAAATTGCAACAGTTTCTTTCGGATTAAAAATGACTTGGAGAGCCATGAGAAGATGTGCTTGGCTGAAGAAGATTTGGAGCCTACTGCTGATGACAATCAACGGTTTCGGTTGATGAGCATCGAGAAGATGAGGCTGTTGTTGGCTGTTTTGTTGAAGAGGATATCCAAACCTGAGAAGCTTGACGAGCTTGGCTTCGGGAAGAGACTTATTGATGAAGTTCTTCAGGATTCTTTGGTTACTGCTGGAAGAGATCCGGTTGGAGGGGACCTTACGGAGTTGGAAGCTCTGAGGAAAAATATTGAGACGTTTTTGGAGTGGACGGTCCCTAGAGAGCATTGGGAAAACTTCAAGAAACTCAACAAGACCCCGGAAGAAATCCTTGAGACTCTGACGGCTACCTAA
- the LOC123264385 gene encoding lysosomal alpha-glucosidase-like, whose protein sequence is MKRKMTPLLPDSVKEKTNKEANDSNYLRQLIKVNYSLAIYNILALLFGFSLLLVLSWLFIVNYPKIIIISEAPREEIISISSSVSIFETFKLPAIDSNEGFDFEKPIATSEECSNIRKEMRFDCHPENGASELSCYNRGCCWNAISEDIDVISEKIPLNIPYCFYPSNWHLYEYGSTEQDNDSFVGDLIKVADSFYKNDLQTIRMEARGIDQNILQVKIFDKNKSRHEPHWPIRDIKYQKTNNKLYKFEIDDSKAKPGFKITAIRNTNDIVVFDSLNAGGFIFADQMLQISTLLPFHNIYGLGEHRTRLKLNTTWQRFTIFNRDQPPTENANLYGSHPFYMGMEETGDCHGVLFLNSNAMDVILQPTPALTFRTIGGIFEMYFFMGPTPKDVLMQYSQIVGKPFMPPYWSLGFHLCRFGYGSSEKTREVWNRTRAARIPFDTQWNDLDYMDNNNDFTYNKDRFKSLPEFVNEIHEAGMHYIPLIDPGISASETNGSYPPYDEGIHHDIFIKDPETNEPFKGKVWNRVSTVWPDFTHPNAGDYWYSMMNSMHQKFEYDGAWIDMNEPSNFYNGRINGCPINNSLNYPPYLPNVVGNSLASKTVCMDAKHHLGPHYDVHNYYGTAEAAVTYDSLVKIRNKRPFIVSRASWEGHGVYAAHWTGDIYSSWYDLKMSIPEILQYSLFQIPMVGADICGFDGNTTEALCNRWMQLGAFYPFSRNHNSDDTIEQDPVAMGDLVTSSSQKALNIRYRFLPYLYTLFARAHMYGETVARPLFVEFPKDNMTWNIDEQFLWGSSLMIVPVLEEGKTDVNAYLPTGVWYNYYDKISVTNGDILTYVAPLGLIPIFIRGGSILPAQKPGKTTTESRNNHFELLVALDKDGRAKGELFWDDGDSIGTIEKKEYVFLTFEANNMTIVSSPAENKIKENMRLGKVEIMGVVGVVDKVLVNNRIEEFDYNFDLRYLKIKPTTIDLQEGWSISWSIA, encoded by the exons ATGAAAAGA aaAATGACTCCACTATTGCCAGACAGTGTCAAAGAAAAAACCAACAAAGAAGCCAACGATTCAAATTACTTGCgtcaattaataaaagtgaATTACAGCCTTgcaatttacaatattttagcACTATTGTTCGGCTTTTCTTTGCTCCTAGTACTAAGTTGGCTATTCATCGTCAATTAtccgaaaattataataatcagtGAAGCTCCTCGCGAAGAAATTATAAGTATAAGCAGCAGTGtgtcaatttttgaaacatTTAAGCTACCGGCAATTGACTCAAATGAAGGATTCGATTTTGAAAAACCTATCGCGACTAGCGAAGAGTGCAGCAACATACGAAAGGAAATGAGATTTGACTGTCATCCGGAGAACGGGGCTTCTGAATTGTCTTGCTACAACAGGGGATGTTGCTGGAACGCAATCTCAGAAGATATTGATGtcatttctgaaaaaattccGCTTAATATTCCGTACTGCTTTTACCCCTCGAACTGGCATTTGTATGAATATGGATCCACTGAGCAAGATAATGATAGTTTTGTTGGGGATTTGATAAAAGTTGCTGACTCGTTCTATAAAAATGATCTGCAGACGATTAGAATGGAGGCTCGCGGGATagatcaaaatattttacaagttaAA atttttgataaaaataaatcccgACATGAACCTCACTGGCCAATAAGGGATATCAAGTACCAAAAGACAAACAACAAACtctataaatttgaaattgacgATTCCAAAGCAAAACCTGGTTTTAAAATCACAGCCATCCGAAATACCAACGATATTGTTGT ATTTGATTCTTTGAATGCTGGAGGGTTTATTTTCGCCGACCAAATGCTTCAAATAAGCACATTACTACCTTTCCACAATATCTACGGTCTCGGTGAACATAGAACGCGTTTGAAACTGAACACAACTTGGCAAAGATTCACAATTTTCAATCGAGACCAACCTCCAACAGAAAACGCTAATTTGTATGGCTCGCATCCTTTTTACATGGGGATGGAAGAAACTGGTGATTGCCATGGTGTTTTGTTCCTCAACAGCAATGCTATGG ATGTTATACTACAGCCAACACCAGCGCTAACATTCAGGACAATTGGtggaatttttgaaatgtaCTTTTTCATGGGACCAACTCCAAAAGATGTTCTTATGCAGTATTCGCAAATTGTTGGGAAGCCTTTCATGCCTCCTTATTGGTCATTGGGATTCCATTTATGCcg ATTTGGTTACGGATCATCAGAGAAAACCAGAGAAGTTTGGAACAGAACTAGAGCAGCGAGGATTCCCTTTGACACCCAATGGAATGATTTAGATTACATGGATAACAATAATGACTTCACTTATAACAAAGATCGTTTCAAAAGTCTTCCTGAATTCGTCAACGAAATTCATGAG GCTGGAATGCATTACATTCCACTGATAGATCCAGGAATATCAGCATCTGAAACAAACGGCTCATACCCGCCTTATGACGAGGGAATACACcatgacatttttataaaagatcCTGAAACAAACGAGCCATTCAAGGGAAAAGTGTGGAACCGCGTGTCAACAGTATGGCCGGATTTCACTCATCCCAATGCTGGAGACTATTGGTACTCTATGATGAACAGTATGCATCAGAAATTTGAGTACGATGGCGCCTGGATT gaTATGAACGAACCATCAAACTTCTACAATGGTCGCATCAATGGCTGCCCAATAaacaattcattaaattacCCTCCGTATTTACCAAATGTAGTAGGAAATTCCTTGGCTTCAAAAACAGTTTGCATGGACGCAAAACATCACTTAGGGCCGCATTATGAtgttcataattattatggaACGGCTGAAGCTGCTGTTACTTATGA ttctTTGGTGAAAATTCGCAATAAGAGGCCTTTTATCGTATCACGGGCATCTTGGGAAGGACATGGTGTCTATGCTGCTCATTGGACTGGAGATATTTATTCTAGttg GTATGATCTGAAAATGAGCATCCCAGAAATTCTGCAGTACAGTTTATTCCAAATTCCTATGGTTGGAGCGGATATTTGTGGATTTGATGGTAATACTACGGAAGCGTTGTGTAACAGATGGATGCAATTAGGTGCATTCTACCCATTTTCACGAAATCATAACTCAGATGACACTATT GAACAAGATCCAGTAGCGATGGGAGATTTAGTTACATCATCATCGCAAAAAGCTTTGAACATACGCTACCGATTTTTGCCATACCTCTACACGCTTTTTGCTCGTGCTCATATGTACGGCGAGACTGTTGCTCGTCCATTGTTTGTCGA gttCCCTAAAGATAATATGACTTGGAATATTGATGAACAATTTCTTTGGGGATCTTCTTTAATGATTGTACCTGTTCTCGAAGAg GGAAAAACAGATGTAAACGCATATCTTCCTACAGGAGTTTGGTATAACTACTACGATAAAATAAGTGTTACAAACGGAGATATTTTAACATATGTTGCTCCGCTTGGATTGATACCTATTTTCATCCGTGGTGGGTCTATTTTACCAGCCCAAAAGCCGGGAAAAACGACCACCGAAAGCCGCAACAATCATTTTGAGCTATTAGTCGCTCTTGATAAAGATGGACGTGCTAAGGGCGAATTGTTTTGGGATGATGGCGACTCTATTg gCACTATTGAAAAAAAGGAATACGTTTTCTTGACTTTTGAGGCGAATAACATGACGATAGTCTCTTCTCCggctgaaaataaaataaaggaaAATATGAGGTTAggaaaagttgaaattatGGGTGTAGTGGGCGTTGTCGACAAAGTTCTAGTTAATAACAGGATCGAGGAGTTTGATTACAACTTTGACTTACGA TACTTGAAAATTAAGCCAACGACAATTGACTTACAAGAAGGTTGGTCAATCTCGTGGTCAATAGcgtga